A window of Anas acuta chromosome 5, bAnaAcu1.1, whole genome shotgun sequence genomic DNA:
ATCCAAGAGCCTTTCCCCAGAGCTCGCTGACTGGGTTGTTGTTGCATACGGGGATACCAGGAACCCCCCCCTCGGGGCTGACCTATGCTGGGTCCAGGGCTTCAGGTGCTCTGGTGCTCAGCTCCAGGACAGTGCCTGGAGTAGCACTGCACCTTCTGCCTCCAAGCTGACTCAGGAGAGCACAGACTCTAAAGCCTGAAGCAGGTGTAGGTTAGTACTGCGGTCATCTGCCAAAACGGCTTCCCCAGGGTTTGGTTAGTGGGCAAACCACTGGTGTCCAGTTCTCGTGAAGGCAGACCTGTGACCAGGGTGCCTGCAGATGGCCCTGAACTTTGAAGGACCGTGATCCCAGAAAAGAATCCACCTGATGTACTACTAAAATACTTATTACCCCTATGTTACCAGACATGCATCAGACAGCTGTATTGAAAGATAGGTACGGAGGTCTTGCTGGTGCCAGGATTACACATAGGATCGGCACTGGAATCCTGCCTGGGCATCTACATGCATTCATCACCTCCAAGACGACTCAAAACCTTGCAGGCTACCTGCCAGACATCTCTGTGTCATCCGAAAATTTCTGACCAGCTTCTAAAAATATGTTGCAATTACTTTTTtatatagtattttatttatatctgctttttatgaaaaaaaaaaaagaccacaagcaactagaaaatatttccttattttagaTTTGATTGTTTAGTTGGATCATGATCTTGAAGCTTATAGTTGTCAagtatgtttaatttttctaaaatactatATACAATTTCTTCTTCTAAGATATATACAGAAACTGCAAAGCTACTGAAGTCCATCAACAagcactgtattttatttttttggtgtgaCTCCATGAGCTGCTTTCAGCATGCCAGATCCTTCACTTGAACTATGACAGTCAGCAAATAGAGACTATGCCATCCAGTTACCAACTGTATTTTCTCAGACTGGTGTATTTTATGAAAGCTTCAGTCCTCAGCAAAAGCTGTTTCCTTCCTTAGAGTGGCTGCTGCTTGATACAAAGTAattgtggctgctgctgttttatctGGATATCTAGGTTGCCCTGTTAAAATACCTGAAAAGTCCATCTTCCCAGGTTTAGGAACTTGACTAATGTAGTgaatgtatgctttttttttttcttcttcttcttattttctatttaaaaaagagATTTATCCCCGCTTAATCACAGAATGTAATTCTGTTGCTGCTCCTAATTTTACTTTGTGCTGACTCTGGTAAGTAGAGTTAACCGCAAAATAATATTTCCTGCTATCCAGCTATTGAGTAAATCAGACTTCTGTGACACCAGAGTAGGCTGAGGAAACCGTCAATGACAAACTCAATGATATTGAAGGGCTTATTGACCCCTCGATGCTAAGATTCTGAGTTTGAAATTGTACTGatgatttggttttgtttttttctgtcatcttttttttcctttcttgttacTAAAAATAGTACCTCAGTATAGTAAACCTTGTTAAAAAGGGTCATAGCATTTTCCTTGTGATGCCAGCAGACTGTTTGATCCCTACAGTCGTCTTACATTTTCAAGCCTGCGTTCAGACCAGTCCTGCTGCCCCACTCCCAAAGTCAGTGAGGATGCCAGCTTACAGGCAGAGAAGTGGAGGAATGTAGAGGTAGTGGTGCTTCAGCCTCGCACAAGAAAATCTCAAGTTCCATGGCCTGCATCTTAACTGCATCTGCTGCTTGTTTGCTGTGTAACTTGGAACAGAGAATCTGTTCATCTTTTTTGGCCCTGTTATCCCTTTGCATATTAGATTGATGGTGCTAAGCACCACTGGTGATAAGCAACGCTCCTGGTGGCGATGGTTGAACTTTGTGACCAGAAATgcagttaaaaacagaaatgttgtttGAAGGCTGTGTgtctggcagggctgggaagagTTTCTCATTATTCCTTCTCCAGTCCAAACACAGGAAGAAATGCTTTCATTCCAGATCAGAGGAAACCCACAAAACTTAATGAAAATTTCCAAAAATTCCACATTGGATGACTGAAGCTGAAATGTTATGCATTTCTGAACTGTTCTGCCCATGCATTGACCACTTGGGTTGTAGTAAGCTGCGGATCCTCAGCACTTCAAAGTGATAAATCCAGTGAGGACTGATGGACACCCAAACAGATCAACTTTATTCATTTCCACTGAAAAGCAAGGAATATGACTgtccaattaaaaataaataaataaattccattCATACGTACAAGGTGATGAAATTAAAGCAGCATGTGCAGTTTTAATCCTGACATTTCCTAGTTTTCAAATGTTTGACCTTACAGATTTATTGTCTTGTAACAACATTTTCTTGTGTAAGtccttccatttttgttttgtttaaggcACAGGGCAGAAGAGAAATTCCTTGATACCGATTAACCACCGTATGATTCGTAAGCAAAGCTGTAGCCTCTAGATCCACCACCAAGTTCTGCAAACTGAAGTAGTGCAATAATGAGCTGTCTTACCTCTGCCTGAAGGTTTCTTAGTGTAAAGACTGGAAATTTGCCAGTGGGTTTCACAGCTATTTGATGACACAGAGGAATAGGTTTATCTAGTAGGTTAAAGCCAGGTTCTAAAGAACATTCTTTATttaggacaaggaataatggttttaaactagaagagggcAGATCtagattagatattcagaagaaattcttcactcagcaggtggtgaggcactggaccaggttgcccagagaggctgtggatgccccatccctggaaatgttcaagggcaggctggatggggctttgggcagcctgatctggtgggaggtatcCTGGGCCATGGCAGGTGGCTGGACCCAGGTGATCTTTacagtcccttccaacccaaaccattctgtgatttatcGGACACTGGCTTTTCTGCTCATTCTCCATAAACCACTTCTTGCTGTACATTTTCCTCATGTCTGGCTCTTAGTTCTTTCTCTCCTACCCAGTTCCAGCCTCTCAGGTCTTTAGGCCACTCGCCACCCTCCTCAGCTTCTCATCTTGCTTggcagctgcttctgcagtcTTCTTCTCTGCATCTGCTTCTTGCTTCCTGTCATCTTTTCCCAAAATTATTGACTTAATGCCTTGACTCAAGCAAAGTTCTGCTGAGCATAACTGATAGCTTGGCCAGCTTTGGACCGGTATTTGTTTGAGTGGCAAAGGGTAGAAGCTGTACAAAAATGATTGCCCTCTTCCCCGGAGGCCACATGGGAGGctgaagtatattaaaaaacCATCAAAATGCATTAACATAGACAAGTGAAATTTTCCTGTGCCATCATTCTCAGAAATGGCACTCAGGATAACATTGTTCCAGACAACTGGTGTGATAAAGCCAGAAGTCTTAACAGGTAGCAGCATATCAGCACCCTATCAGACATCTGGTCTGTGacatttttacttctttgaAAGTCAGAATTGTTGAGCGAGGTGAGTCATGCAAACGGGTGTGCTGTGGTACGCCTGGGTCCCTCCACCTCAGTTCATTTCTAACACAGTTTTTGTAGTTAGGGTgccattttacatttaaataactCATTTCTGAGGCAAATAACAAACATACTATCTTTAGAAGATCCTAAAACCTTCAAACAGAGTAAGAAAGTGTCCCATTTCAACTTCGCTGAACAACTTTGTTGTtcacaaacaacagaaacagcTTTGTGTTATGGTCCTAAACTATCATAGCTGATCAAATTGCTTCATGCTAGCCTGGTCAGTTGTCAAGcctaagagaaggaaaaaaatggatcactttctgacatttttcaaatttttgaaaatgctaacatgtttattttgtttatttgaattGAACTTTCTTGTTCCAGGTCAATTGACAATAAGGCTTCCATATTTAACCCTATTTTTTTAGTTTGGATAACTAAACATTTCACTGCATAAAGATATAAAGATACAGCATTCTACACTGAAGGTTTTAAACTGAAGGGGAAACAAAACCTGCAAAATTTATATAATCACATATAATATCCACGTGTGTCTGTgcgtatgtatgtatatatagatacatatatcTAAAATCTAAAGAAATTGAGTTATTAATCAGCCTGTTGATTGCTGCCagactaaatatattttaagtgcCATTATTCTTCACTCTTCTGGTGTGATATGTTCAGATGTGAAAATCACTTCATATGACTTCTGTTCTTCAATAGCTCTACATCAGTTTTTTAATACGGGATTAGATGTGAATCTGTGCTTTCTGATGTCTGTCTGCAGAAATTATAAGCAAAATTTAAAGATATGACCGGAATAGTGCCTTAATTAAAATAGTTGGGGTTTTAAGGTTTTCTTTATCCAGCATTTGATAAAATTTCACAGTATGGCTTTAGTCTTTGACTCAGACTAACAAGTTtaaatgcaatgtttttttctttatgtgatTTCAGCAGTCTTGTGTTAAGACTGGCTATAATTGCTGCATACGTAAAAATGTGAAACAGCTGGGGAGCAGAAGCCATATATCAAATtgccatttgtttttccttcttgattgtgtgtatgtgtgtgactATTGAACTGTTTTCACAGACTTTAAGAAAGCGTTTCAGGCAATGTTTAGGATGTATTTTGGTTGCTAGAAATAAGGTTGCTGGATCTGGATAATGTCATagaattcttttctttctctctctcttctttttttcttgtaatgctTAGTTGGTAAGTATGACGCTGGATTTCAGAGCTGTTGCTTCATTGCACATAACTAACTCATCATTCTCTTTAACCTGTAGCATGAGCAGCAATTACATAATGAAattcaaaattctgttttctgtgctcaTCTGTTAATACCCTTCAATCTTTGCGGTTCGTGTCTCATGTCTCACACCTGTTATCTTTTatcttctctcctcccccttcctcacTTCTTTCCACTTCTCCTTCCTCATCACTTCTTCATTCtcaacaaagaaagaaatgctgtgatatttcttctccttccaaAACCTCCACTAGAAAGCATTGGCCACATCAAGGTAAAGGGCAAAGGCTTGAAACGGAAGGTCTTTCACGCTAGCTGTGAATGGTATGCTGTGCAAAACAACAACGGTTATTTTCTATTCTCTATCTTCCACcatttgaaatgctttaattCCTTGTAAAATTAGAACAAGatagaatttcagaaaatgagacTGCATGTTTCCctgcttgcctttttttataAGGCACAGTGAGTCAGGCATTATCATGCTTTTCCAGATTGTTTGGCAATGAAGTACCTAGTTCATGAACAGAATTACTGTCACCAGCTGGGGAACAAATAACAgccctttttcctccctgtcACTTCAATGGCTCATGTCGGtttgaaaaagacagaaagtatTGGGCCGTCCCTCTGGAGCAGGCAGATGACGGACCGGGCAAGGAGGACATCCAGGTCGCTAAATCCTTTAGGTTTATGACAGTGTTTTAGAGGTACTCTTAGACTCCTTACCTGATGAcctgggattttattttagaggagtctttcaaatgaaatgtgcttggttttgaatgttttttgtgCCCATTACATATGAAATGTTAACTGAGGGAGTGAGATCTCCAGTTCAGATTATTGcactattattttaaattattaccAGTAATAGTGTGATGTGGAAGAAATAGCAAGTGATATTCTGGCTTACCGAAGTCAGCAGGGGTTTTCCCATTGACTTCTGCAGGACTAAGCTTCTGCCCGTAATTCATACAGCTCAAAAGTGATTAGTGGCAACTGAGGTAATTGGGTTCAATCAGCCTGTCGGTCTCTGCAAACGGCcaattaaaatgcagtttggTATTGTGCGTGCGAGTGCATAGTGTTAAAGTTCTGCACCCAGGAAGGAGGACGTAATTTAGATTGCACGTtgcctcctttcccttctgtaCCTCCGTGGAGGCTGACCGGAGGCAGAGGGTCCTGCTGGGCTGTCTGTAAGGGAAGGGCTCTCGTGGTGAGGACTCAGGGCCCACCGCAGAGTAGCTTTGGGTGCTGGGTGACAAACGCCATGCCGTTATCTCAAATTCATCTTGTTCCTTTTACAAAGAAATTGGGATGCGTAGTGCATCCACTTAGTACGATCTGTTCAAGCTTCTGCCTTGTGGGCCCTGTAGGAATTGGCCTTCTGAAGCACTGACTAACGTTTAGATGGGAGGAGATGTGTTGCTCTCCCAGTTCACCCCAATTCACTCCACCTTTTCAGCTGCATTCCCAGAACTCCCTTCATGCGCAGTGAGCCGTTACCCTTCATGTTCTCATTATAGACGGGATTCTTCTGGGTGATGGCATGAATAATCACTCCCCATCCCTACCAGGGAACTGGAGGGGTCGGTTCTCCTGGCTAGCAGGATGACGCTGCCCACCTCAGTGCTGTTTCAGTCGCCGAGGGTTCTCTGCAGTCTTGCAGCTCGGTGGTTTCTGGCATCATCTTTTCTCTAGAGATGATTTTGTGGCAGTCGCTAGCTCCGTGTGCGGTGCAATCACCCACAGCTGGTAAAGGGCTAGTATATGCTGTGGGCTTGACAACAGCACTGAAATTCCTACCTGCCCCTTGTGTGTATAGATTCACACGCTGCACGTGTGGAAGGCAGCACTGATGGGTTTGGTTCTTGCTGTCCTCTGCAGGCTTCTGCCCAGAGACTCAGCCGGGAGAAACTCCAGCAGCAGTAACAGCACAGGTGGATGGAACAGACTTAGCCTCTCCAATGTCTCCTCGGACTAGCAAGAGCCGAATGTCCATGAAACTGCGCCGCTCCTCTGGCTCAGCCAACAAGTCCTAAGTGTTGAGATGCCTGCAGCTTTCTAGTAACCAGCCATCAGCAACCCTTCCTATGACTCGCAGCTTTCAGCTGAAGGATAACATCTCTAGTGTGTGTGTGCCCCATTCCCTGCATACcctttttctgtatgtttattttaaacagtgaCACTGGAattttactttaatattttagctttcagttgtttttgtttttgtttttgtttttaatcaaactccaggctgcctttttttttttctccccttcccttccctttttttttttttttttttcagtgcagtttGTCCTCTGCACCTTTTACCTTCCTGGATGATTACGATATCTTACCAGTAGTCATTTTTAACTCTGGTTGATCTTGAGTGACATACGGAATTGGAGACTGCAGTTTGATTACACTATATTTATTGTGCCCCACTGCAATTTTCTCTgtaacaaagaaagaaatatgtacaatttgaaaatgaatgtaCAATTTTAAATTGAAGTTGCATTTGTAAAGTCTTTGTCAGATGTCACAATATTAATGCAGAGGCTGTGTACAGACTATTTATGTtaagaataaaatacttaaacagCCTTTCAAGCATTACAGTGTCCAAACAAAATAACTTGCCAGTAGCACCAATTCTTTCTTCACAAAGCAATGTATCATTTCTTAACTGTGCAGGTGGTGCCATAATctatgccagaaaaaaaaaggaagaaaaaaaaagaaaaaaaaaatgaaaaaagaaaaaaaaatcactgctgaaATTCTACTTATGCTTGgcttccaaatatttttataatgtttgCTTTTGGAAGTGTTATCAATAGTAAATGCCATTGAGTCTCATGTTTTTTAGCCTTTATCACCGGGCTGCTGGGTCTAGATGTATATTATTGtttcttacatttaaaaaaaaaaaaaaagcactttcctGTTACAAATTCGTTGCTCTGATGCTGTGTActaaggaagaaaagggaacatGCTCCAGGAGGCTGACCTGCAATGCTGATGATTCCAACCCTGTAAGTGCAGGTTAGTACACGCATTCCAACCATCCAGAGATATTTTCCTACAGCAGATGAAATGCTCACATTTTGAGTCTGGCAAACAACAAGATGCTGTTAACAAAATGTAGCATGACATCCGTACTAACTGCATGTGTAAATATATCATATGATATGggcaacaataaaaatataaattatgtatTGTCATTCATGTAGTATCTACAAATTTGTAATGGTTGAAGAGAAAACATGCTAtttaataatacaataaaattattcttacCACCTTTTGTATATTGGTCATTCACCTCAGTGATTAGATTCCTACTGCAATTtgtaaaaggaaagcaaattacACGTGGAGCAGTTAAGTGCGATACACGGCTTGGTTTTCATTCGTATGAAAAGCTTGGTGTGTCAACTAGTTCTTGGGAGCTCTCCCCGTCCGCTGCAAGGACGCTGTATCAGAAACTTGTCCGCAGCTCTGGTAAATGCCATCTGTAGCCCTGTTTCTTTGACCATATGAGCAGAGACAGGAGggtgatgtttttaaaaagcacagtgACCTTCTCCGTGGGAGAACTCAGTGAGTGGCATAAACGGGCACAGCTATCTGCACCTCGGTTACCGGCAAATGATTGAAAAACACCCTACTTAAAATGAGATGCTTTATTTCTGGTGGGGGAGAATAGCAAGCTGCAAGTTTAGCCTCGGCCAGGCAGCAAACATCAGCAGCTGCAGGTTACACCGCACTAATTCGTATTTTCCAGGTCCTGCAACCAACACTGGAAAGTCAGCGGAGCACGTTTGAAATAAAACACTCGCTTGCTTTCGGCCTTCGGGCAAGATGTACGCGAGCCTTTTGTTGGGTGTAACGAAATCTAAACCTAGAGAAATAGCTGCGTTAGAGGATGCTAATGAAAAGATGGTAATATTCTGCGTGCTCTAACaaaggctggggctgggatcaGTTTGTTTCTTTGGGAACCACCAAGCGACCCGCTTTTCCCCTGCTGAATTCAAGAAAGGCGTTAGCTTCgttttaaatcatttattgAATTCGCTCGTCCTTTTTGGCCTCACCCGCTATCGCATTCGGAAACGAGCACTCCCgcgtgaaaataaataaacagacgaccaaataaataaagcctgaAAGGTCCGTAGCTGGCAAGGTGCACAGAATTGCAAAGCGTTGGGCCGGGACGCCGCTGAAGCCGGGGGGAAAACGCAGAGGGTGGCTTGGCCGGGCCGGGGAGCGGCGCCCAGGGGTTCCCCCGGCCGCGGGGCACCCCCCAAGGGGCTGGAGCCGCCCGCAGGACCCCCAAAAACACGCGTGGGAAGCGGGGGCGTGCACCGAGCTGGGGCAGGGCGCCTCGCCTTCGGTAAGCGGACAGCACGACCGGGTTCCCGCACGTTTCGCTAGCTATTACAGGGCTGACACCGACTTAGCATGAACATTTACCTTCGCGACTATTTTAGCACAGAGTACGGCAAACGAAACACTGCACGAGAACTTAAAAGTTCGagcttggggtggggggggggaaggctaTGAAAACAAGGTAACTAGGTCAGGCTCCTTTTCTCAcgaaaaataataataataataataataataattcctctCTTTAAATATCCTATGTACAGCTGGACTCCTGCTGGCCCGGGCCCCGGGGGCGGCGCGTTCAGCGGGCACCCGCCGCCCCCCAGCGCCCCGGGGCAGCCCGGAGGGGCCGGGGCGGAGGGCAGAGCTTGGGGGTCCGCAGGCGGCTTCGCCTCGGTGGCCGTGTGCGCACCCAGCGCGACTTTCCATAGGAATTACAGCGTGGACGGGACTCGCTCGGCGCTCGCCCGGGCCGTCGGGCGACGGGGTCCCAtcgggggcggccgcggggggcTAGCAGCCCGGCCGGACGGGCACCTGGAGCAGCAGGACCTGCCTGCCCTCGGGCGGGTGGCACTTGGTGGCGTGCCGCGCCAGCCCCGGCGCGCTGAAGAAGGTGGCGGGGCAGTGCTTGCAGGGGAAGCCCTGCCGctcgccgccccccgccgccgccgccccgccgccctcgGGCTGCCCGGCGgccggaggcggcggcggcggcggcagcagcagctcctcccgcACGGCGTGCCACAGCCGGTGCTTGTCCCTGATGTCCGCCGAGGGGAAGCGGGCGCCGCAGAGGTGGCAGGCGAAGGCGAGCTGCCCGCGCTCCGGCGGCCCGAAGGCTGCTGGCCGCGCCGCGCCGTGGGTGCCCAGGTGCTTGCGGAGGTAGGCCTGCCGTCGGAAGCGCTTctggcagcaggggcaggcgAACGCCTCCCcgacggggccggggccgccgggggccggggccggggctccgCCGGCGCTGTCCGCGCCGCCGCGGTGCTGACGgggaagcggcggcggcggcggcggcgggggggcggcggcggggccgcggggccgccgctCGGGGCTGTTCTCCTtgcccggcggggcggcggcggcggcggcggaggagccGTCGGCgctggggccgggccgcggcTTGTGCCAGCGGCGGTGCGAGGCCAGGTTGGCGGGGCAGCTGAAGATCTTGTGGCACTCGGGGCAGCGGTACTCGACGCGCACGATGCGGGAGCAGCGGTGCTGGGCCAGCGCCAGCGGGTCGGCGTAGTGCTCCTTGCACAGCTGGCAGATGAACTCGCCCAGCGGCGTGCGCCCCCCCGacggcggcggccccggccccggccgcccctcGGGGCCCTCCTCCTTGATGCGCAGCCCCAGCACGGGCGAGGTGGTCACCTCGTCGGCGAAGCTCAGCTTCCGCGTGGCCTTCGCCTTCTTGCCGGGCGCCTTGGCCCTCGACGGCCGCTTCAGCgccgggcccggcggcggcggcggcggcagcggcgggggctgcgggacgggcggcggcggcggcggggcgggcagcggcgtgcggggctgcagcagcagcttctcgGCCGGCGGGAAGGAGGCGGCCAGCGGGAAGGACTCCGCGGACGCCGGGGAGCTGAGGCACCGCTCGAAGAacgccgcccgcggccccgccgcgctgcacggccccgccgccccccagGCGCCCGCTCCCTCCGCCGGGGCTCGCAGCGGGCCCCCGCCGCCGGGGCTCCAGGTCGCCGCGGCGGGTGCGGGCGCGGGCGCGgggcaggcggcggcggcggcggcgccctcctcctcctcgccctcctcctcctcctccgcccctTGCCGGGCGGCGGGGCTTCCCCCGGCGGCTGCGgcgggcggtggcggcgggTCCGGGTCCCGCTCCCGGTCCCGCTCCCGAGGGCGCGCCCGGTAGGAGCCGCCGGGGCGCCGGCTGCGCTTGACGAGGAAGCCGCGCGGCATGGCGGGGCCGGCAGGGCTGCGGGAGCGCGGCGCGCAGGGCCCGCCCGGCCTTTATACCCCCGGCGCCCGCTCCCGCCCGGCCGCCCTCCTCCCTCCGGCGCCGGCGGCCAAtgaggggctggggccggcGCTGGCGGCCGcgggggaggaggcggcggcagggcccggccgggccccccccccgccggcaTCGCCCCGTCGAGGCtggtgcggggccgggggggagcggggccgcccgCGCCGCTCGGAGCTGAGCTGCGCGGCCGAGCCCCGAGCCCAGACGGAGCGGGCTGCGGGGGAGCGGGGCGCTGGGAGCCGCCTGAGCCCCGCAGCAGATCCCTGAGCGTGCTTGGCCTCGCGCTTCTCTCCCGCTTCCCTCCGCTTTCACCGCTGCGCTGAATTTTGGATGAGGTTACAGCCTGCGAGCCAGAGATCACCCCTCGTTACTACAGAGCACTGTGACTGGGAGCGATGAGCCGTGCTGTGGCGCAGCTAGGTCGCTCCCCAGTCCATGAATTTTCCCTAATGCCCGGTTGACCTTTGTAACTGGGACTTCCCAACTCCCTTTCTCACTGAATTACTGTATCCCTGCTTACAGAGCCACTGTGTTACGCTGTTCCTCCAAGCAAAACGTAAATAAGTCAATTTGCAAAGCCGCACTCCTTCCTTTCAGTGTTCTGTTCGCCTTGGTCACACTGCAGAAGGCTGTGGTGGGAatgcccagctcagcccctgccctaAGGGGTGAGGAACCTCGCAGCGCCTTTTCCTACCTGGGAGCACCATGtgc
This region includes:
- the INSM2 gene encoding insulinoma-associated protein 2; the encoded protein is MPRGFLVKRSRRPGGSYRARPRERDRERDPDPPPPPAAAAGGSPAARQGAEEEEEGEEEEGAAAAAACPAPAPAPAAATWSPGGGGPLRAPAEGAGAWGAAGPCSAAGPRAAFFERCLSSPASAESFPLAASFPPAEKLLLQPRTPLPAPPPPPPVPQPPPLPPPPPPGPALKRPSRAKAPGKKAKATRKLSFADEVTTSPVLGLRIKEEGPEGRPGPGPPPSGGRTPLGEFICQLCKEHYADPLALAQHRCSRIVRVEYRCPECHKIFSCPANLASHRRWHKPRPGPSADGSSAAAAAAPPGKENSPERRPRGPAAAPPPPPPPPLPRQHRGGADSAGGAPAPAPGGPGPVGEAFACPCCQKRFRRQAYLRKHLGTHGAARPAAFGPPERGQLAFACHLCGARFPSADIRDKHRLWHAVREELLLPPPPPPPAAGQPEGGGAAAAGGGERQGFPCKHCPATFFSAPGLARHATKCHPPEGRQVLLLQVPVRPGC